From bacterium, the proteins below share one genomic window:
- a CDS encoding DUF4340 domain-containing protein codes for MNWKILLVILLVMTGAGVYLARQMGGFKKEEPQPKQIEKLLTFDLATVDRAQISFMDTTYQLERHFDEWRIAQPYPGEQADSLTVNNMLRTLTKISVIRKIPLDSISLAQVNLDNPVLSFELHFLDGSTQGVSFGALNPTTDNLYVRRTSADSVLMVSKILGPSLAVNSRMIRSKQLINLPVLRVSALELEHDGRSDRLAVDPQSGGWNALDGSVAHPVDKLIVLTVLERLHLGQVREFHAPEEAGMPVTGLDRPVRRVSVEDLDGKRNEVRLGRPVAGRDYLLWASSTVYPNELLMVDSLLVSQLDRLRPERIPYVRLAQLDIHTVDRMLLQYRANELELKADSDTLWRILLPREHKARLWQVERILAEVDTMNALTVLQQQANGRGFEDPQLDLSLFSGDSLVGHFLVGDYAGMDIYFRDVLLRTDYTIPPRTLERLSWTFDDLADVPVRHVVQ; via the coding sequence ATGAACTGGAAGATACTGCTTGTCATTCTGCTGGTCATGACCGGAGCCGGGGTGTATCTGGCCCGGCAAATGGGGGGTTTCAAGAAAGAGGAGCCGCAGCCGAAACAGATCGAAAAGCTGCTGACTTTCGACCTGGCGACGGTGGACCGGGCGCAGATCAGCTTTATGGATACGACCTACCAGCTCGAGCGTCATTTCGACGAGTGGCGGATCGCGCAGCCCTATCCCGGCGAGCAGGCCGACAGTCTGACAGTCAACAACATGCTGCGGACCCTGACCAAGATCAGCGTGATACGCAAGATTCCGCTGGACTCGATCAGCCTGGCACAGGTGAACCTCGACAATCCGGTGCTTTCGTTCGAACTGCATTTCTTGGACGGCAGCACGCAGGGGGTGAGTTTCGGGGCCCTGAACCCCACCACTGACAACCTCTATGTCCGGAGAACCTCGGCGGACAGTGTCCTGATGGTGAGTAAGATCCTGGGACCGTCCCTGGCCGTGAACAGCCGGATGATCCGCAGCAAGCAGCTGATCAACCTGCCGGTGCTGCGGGTGAGCGCCCTGGAGCTGGAGCATGACGGGCGCAGCGACCGTCTCGCCGTGGACCCGCAGTCCGGCGGCTGGAACGCGCTGGATGGCTCCGTGGCCCATCCGGTCGACAAACTGATTGTCCTGACCGTGCTGGAAAGGCTGCACCTGGGACAGGTGCGCGAGTTCCACGCGCCTGAGGAGGCCGGCATGCCGGTCACCGGACTGGACCGTCCGGTGCGCCGCGTGAGCGTGGAGGACCTGGACGGCAAGCGCAACGAGGTCCGTCTGGGCCGGCCCGTGGCCGGGCGGGACTACCTGCTCTGGGCCAGCTCGACCGTCTATCCGAATGAGCTTTTGATGGTGGATTCGCTGCTGGTGAGCCAGCTCGACCGTCTGCGGCCCGAGAGAATCCCCTATGTCCGTCTGGCCCAGCTTGACATCCACACTGTCGACCGGATGCTTTTGCAGTACCGGGCCAACGAGTTGGAGCTCAAGGCCGATTCCGACACCCTGTGGCGGATACTTCTGCCCCGCGAGCACAAGGCCCGTCTCTGGCAGGTGGAGCGGATCCTGGCCGAGGTGGATACGATGAACGCGCTGACAGTGCTGCAGCAGCAGGCCAACGGGCGTGGGTTCGAGGACCCGCAGCTCGATCTGAGCCTGTTCAGCGGCGACAGCCTGGTCGGGCATTTTCTGGTGGGGGACTACGCGGGTATGGACATATATTTCCGGGATGTCCTGCTGAGGACCGATTATACGATCCCCCCGCGCACTCTGGAGCGGCTGTCCTGGACGTTCGACGATCTGGCGGATGTCCCGGTCAGGCATGTGGTTCAATAG
- a CDS encoding GldG family protein, producing the protein MRQKIRKYGYASPVILLAGLGMYYVNGLWDSLSIGLSVLGAAGLVLWLAVGMDEVRQMFRARTFRSGTSTLLVISVAASVLVVVNLLGYRHFVWKDITLAKKYELSPLTLNVIKQIEEAKKEIHLTAFFWQHVDYNLSTEQNQQMVRDNARRESKLRDLLAVYSSVCPFIHFRFIDPNRELVLSQQYNIQRYRDNVVAVESGASQEMVTNMGNEEAVTNALIRALSADRRKIYFLQGHQERAIDDGGNSGFMLAGQAVADQSYMVEPLNVLEAGGVPADCRVLVIAGPHKPLLPDEIRLIDDYLENNGRVLVALDPEYEAGLDEWLLSWGIRVDKDIVVDNSAAGVRQGAGPTEPLIYSYDKEHPITAPLQKAFTTLPTVRSVRVMSDHDPEITLTVLASTSDNSWGETDLTPMAIKTPTFDPSDLSGPVPVAVAMHKKLEETEPGVREVKTGAIDHTPTQQELRKIKLDLSQRRAEMVVFGDSEFASNEYLRYGGNWDLFMNSINWLVGDERLISIAAKDPEDQTIYINQRQAKRMALAVQYGLPLLVLLFGVWVWVMRLRT; encoded by the coding sequence ATGAGACAGAAAATCAGAAAATACGGATACGCGTCCCCGGTCATCCTGCTGGCCGGTCTGGGCATGTACTATGTGAACGGTCTGTGGGATTCGCTCTCGATCGGCCTGAGCGTCCTGGGCGCGGCGGGCCTGGTCCTCTGGCTGGCCGTGGGCATGGATGAGGTGCGCCAGATGTTCCGGGCGCGAACTTTCCGCTCCGGGACCAGCACGCTGCTGGTGATCAGCGTGGCGGCCAGCGTGCTGGTGGTGGTGAACCTGTTAGGCTACCGCCATTTCGTCTGGAAGGACATCACCCTGGCCAAGAAATACGAGCTCAGCCCCCTGACCCTGAACGTGATCAAGCAGATCGAAGAGGCGAAAAAGGAAATCCACCTGACCGCCTTTTTCTGGCAGCACGTGGACTACAACCTGTCGACCGAGCAGAACCAGCAGATGGTCCGCGACAACGCGCGCCGCGAGAGCAAGCTGCGCGACCTGCTGGCGGTCTACAGCAGTGTCTGCCCCTTCATCCACTTCCGTTTCATCGACCCGAACCGCGAGCTGGTCCTGTCGCAACAGTACAACATCCAGCGCTACCGTGACAACGTGGTGGCGGTGGAGAGCGGGGCGAGCCAGGAGATGGTGACGAACATGGGCAACGAGGAGGCGGTGACCAACGCCCTGATCCGCGCCCTGAGCGCCGACCGCCGTAAGATCTATTTCCTGCAGGGACACCAGGAGCGGGCCATCGATGACGGGGGCAACAGCGGGTTCATGCTGGCCGGGCAGGCCGTGGCCGACCAGAGCTACATGGTCGAGCCGCTCAACGTGCTGGAGGCCGGGGGCGTGCCCGCCGACTGCCGCGTCCTGGTGATAGCCGGGCCGCACAAGCCGCTGCTGCCCGATGAGATTCGCCTGATCGACGATTACCTGGAGAACAACGGCCGGGTGCTGGTGGCCCTGGACCCCGAGTACGAGGCCGGTCTCGATGAGTGGCTCCTGAGCTGGGGCATCCGGGTGGACAAGGACATCGTGGTGGACAATTCCGCCGCCGGCGTGCGCCAGGGCGCCGGGCCCACCGAGCCGCTGATCTACAGCTACGACAAGGAGCACCCGATTACCGCTCCGCTGCAGAAAGCTTTCACCACCCTGCCCACGGTGCGCTCGGTTCGGGTGATGAGCGACCACGACCCCGAGATCACTCTGACCGTCCTGGCCAGCACCAGTGACAACAGCTGGGGTGAGACCGACCTCACCCCGATGGCGATCAAGACCCCCACTTTCGACCCGTCCGACCTGAGCGGCCCGGTGCCGGTGGCCGTGGCCATGCACAAGAAACTGGAGGAGACCGAGCCGGGGGTCCGGGAGGTCAAGACCGGTGCGATCGACCACACCCCGACCCAGCAGGAGTTGCGCAAGATCAAGCTCGATCTGTCGCAGCGCCGGGCCGAGATGGTGGTGTTCGGCGACAGCGAATTCGCCTCGAACGAGTACCTGCGCTACGGCGGCAACTGGGACCTGTTCATGAACTCGATCAACTGGCTGGTGGGCGATGAGCGCTTGATCAGCATCGCCGCCAAGGACCCGGAAGACCAGACCATCTACATCAACCAGCGCCAGGCCAAGCGCATGGCCCTGGCGGTGCAGTACGGGCTGCCGCTCCTGGTGCTGCTGTTCGGGGTCTGGGTCTGGGTGATGCGCCTTCGCACCTGA
- a CDS encoding ABC transporter permease — protein MRNILSIFWREYRSYFVSPIAYVVIGVFIFLVANRFVYQFNQFVDLSFKTISDALARQQAIPKVSINDTVVRSIFQEIRTISMFLLPMITMRLFAEERKTGTVELLLTSPLTITQLVLGKFLGGFILFLTMVLPTSALFFYLFLYGNPDLGPILTSYAGIVLFGAAVIALGLLISSLTENQIIAGALTFGAFLFLWLMGRLGESNFTVWSKLADYLSITSHYNNFAMGVIDSRDVLFYLSFTFFGLLLTYQSISSLRWR, from the coding sequence ATGCGAAATATCTTATCGATATTCTGGCGCGAGTACCGGTCTTACTTTGTCAGCCCGATCGCCTATGTGGTGATCGGCGTGTTTATCTTTCTGGTGGCCAACCGTTTCGTCTACCAGTTCAACCAGTTCGTCGACCTGAGCTTCAAGACGATCAGCGACGCTCTGGCCCGGCAGCAGGCTATCCCCAAGGTCAGCATCAACGACACTGTGGTGCGCAGCATCTTCCAGGAGATACGCACGATCAGCATGTTCCTGCTGCCGATGATCACGATGCGCCTGTTCGCCGAGGAGCGCAAGACCGGCACGGTGGAGCTGCTGCTCACCTCCCCGCTGACCATCACACAATTGGTGCTCGGCAAGTTCCTGGGCGGGTTTATCCTGTTCCTGACCATGGTGCTGCCCACCTCGGCGCTGTTTTTCTACCTGTTCCTCTACGGCAACCCCGACCTGGGGCCGATCCTGACCAGTTACGCCGGGATCGTGCTGTTCGGGGCAGCGGTGATAGCGCTGGGCCTTTTGATCAGCTCGCTGACCGAGAACCAGATCATCGCCGGGGCGCTCACTTTCGGGGCGTTCCTGTTCCTCTGGCTGATGGGAAGGCTGGGTGAGTCGAATTTCACGGTCTGGTCCAAGCTGGCCGACTACCTGTCGATCACCTCGCACTACAACAATTTCGCCATGGGAGTGATAGACTCACGCGATGTGCTGTTCTACCTGTCGTTCACTTTCTTCGGCCTGCTCCTGACATACCAGTCCATTTCATCACTGCGCTGGAGGTGA
- a CDS encoding ABC transporter ATP-binding protein, which yields MIKVENLSKRYGNFHAVRDISFHLKKGEILGFLGPNGAGKTTTMRIITGFLSRSEGKVEVAGHDIFEQPLAAKRNIGYLPELPPLYKEMRVQDYLNFCGVIKGLKSARERKRRLDFVLDRCSLGEVRSFHMHKLSKGYRQRVGLAQALIHNPPILILDEPTSGLDPHQIIEVRQLIRQIAGDHSILLSTHILPEASLTCDRVLIINRGRILAEDTTERLTGRLQGNENLSLTWRGGPADLPQRLAALPGRIKVGEPQPEREDSRVKRMELEFELKQDHRGEIARAVVESGAELLELRANTMSLEEIFIRITSQIES from the coding sequence TTGATAAAAGTAGAGAACCTGAGCAAGAGGTACGGTAACTTTCACGCCGTGCGAGATATCTCGTTCCACCTGAAAAAGGGCGAGATACTGGGCTTTCTGGGGCCCAACGGCGCGGGCAAGACCACCACGATGCGTATCATCACCGGGTTCCTCTCGCGGAGCGAGGGCAAGGTGGAGGTGGCGGGCCACGACATTTTCGAGCAGCCCCTGGCGGCCAAGCGCAATATCGGCTACCTGCCGGAACTGCCCCCGCTGTACAAGGAGATGCGGGTGCAGGACTACCTGAATTTCTGCGGGGTGATCAAGGGCCTCAAGAGCGCCCGCGAGCGCAAACGGCGCCTGGATTTCGTGCTGGATCGCTGCTCGCTGGGCGAGGTGCGCTCTTTCCACATGCACAAGCTCAGCAAGGGCTACCGTCAGCGGGTGGGCCTGGCCCAGGCGCTGATCCACAACCCGCCGATCCTGATCCTGGACGAGCCGACCAGCGGCCTGGACCCGCACCAGATCATCGAGGTGCGCCAGCTCATCCGCCAGATCGCCGGTGACCACAGCATCCTTCTGAGCACGCACATTCTGCCCGAGGCCAGCCTGACCTGCGACCGGGTGCTGATAATCAACCGCGGCCGTATCCTGGCCGAGGACACCACCGAGCGCCTGACCGGACGGCTCCAGGGCAACGAGAACCTGAGCCTGACCTGGCGCGGCGGCCCGGCCGACCTGCCGCAGCGTCTGGCCGCACTGCCCGGGCGGATCAAGGTGGGCGAGCCGCAACCCGAGCGGGAGGACAGCCGGGTCAAGCGGATGGAACTGGAATTCGAGCTGAAACAGGACCACCGCGGGGAGATCGCCCGCGCCGTGGTTGAGTCCGGGGCGGAGTTGCTCGAACTGCGGGCCAATACGATGTCCCTGGAGGAAATTTTCATCCGTATCACCTCGCAGATCGAGTCCTGA
- a CDS encoding DUF58 domain-containing protein has protein sequence MIPKEILDKVHHIEIVTRQVVDDVFSGEYHSTFKGLGMEFSEVREYQPGDDIRAIDWNVTARMGHPFVKKFHEERELTVMLMVDASGSGMFGSVDRTKGEFAAELCAVLAFSAIRNNDRVGLAMVTDQVEKVVVPKKGRKHVLRVIRELLYFRPEHRGTCLREGLEHLFRVLSRRAVIFIVSDFMDAGYERALRLLSRRHDVVVVRITDPRELELPTVGLVNLRDPETGRTLVADLSSPAVREGFRVQAARRRGEQESFFKSSGIDYIDLKAGSSYIEPLMGFFRMRARKIR, from the coding sequence TTGATCCCGAAGGAAATCCTGGACAAGGTCCACCACATCGAGATCGTCACCCGTCAGGTGGTGGACGACGTTTTTTCCGGGGAATACCACAGCACGTTCAAGGGCCTGGGGATGGAGTTCTCCGAGGTCCGCGAGTACCAGCCGGGCGATGACATCCGCGCCATCGACTGGAACGTGACCGCCCGCATGGGCCACCCCTTCGTCAAGAAGTTCCACGAAGAGCGCGAGCTGACCGTGATGCTGATGGTGGACGCCTCGGGCAGTGGTATGTTCGGCTCTGTGGACCGGACCAAGGGTGAGTTCGCGGCCGAGCTGTGCGCAGTGCTGGCGTTCAGCGCCATTCGCAACAACGACCGGGTCGGTCTGGCCATGGTCACCGACCAGGTGGAGAAAGTGGTGGTGCCCAAGAAAGGGCGCAAGCACGTGTTGCGGGTGATCCGTGAGTTGCTCTATTTCCGTCCCGAGCACCGTGGCACCTGCCTGCGCGAGGGACTGGAGCACCTGTTCCGCGTGCTCAGCCGCCGCGCCGTGATCTTCATCGTGAGCGATTTCATGGATGCGGGTTACGAGCGGGCGCTGCGCCTGCTGAGCCGCCGTCACGATGTCGTGGTGGTGCGGATCACCGACCCGCGCGAGCTGGAGTTGCCCACGGTGGGGCTGGTCAACCTGCGCGACCCCGAGACCGGCCGCACCCTGGTGGCCGACCTGTCCTCGCCCGCGGTGCGCGAGGGGTTCCGTGTCCAGGCCGCACGGCGGCGTGGCGAGCAGGAGAGCTTTTTCAAGAGCTCTGGCATCGATTACATAGACCTTAAGGCCGGAAGCTCTTATATTGAACCCCTCATGGGTTTTTTCCGCATGCGGGCCAGGAAGATCAGATAA
- a CDS encoding MoxR family ATPase, producing MNEQISILNEQVKQESAFVESVIHEVGRVIVGQRHMLERLLLGILCDGHVLLEGVPGLAKTLSVRTLSQVIEAGFQRIQFTPDLLPADLIGTMVYNQKTGEFVPHRGPLFTNIVLADEINRAPAKVQSALLEAMQERQVTIGSTTYRLPDPFLVLATENPIEQEGTYPLPEAQVDRFMFKIKVDYPGREDERRILDLMSTGEPPVVRPLLKPQDIVRLRKVVREVYMDDKVKDYIVSLVMATRQPAEFGLPELGSLIEYGASPRATIYLAQAARANAFIRRRGYVTPEDVKYVGLDVLRHRVILTYEAEAEERTPEDIVQKIFDHVEVP from the coding sequence ATGAACGAACAGATAAGCATCCTGAACGAGCAGGTGAAACAGGAGAGCGCTTTCGTCGAGAGCGTGATCCACGAGGTGGGGCGGGTGATAGTGGGGCAGCGCCACATGCTGGAGCGTCTGCTGCTGGGCATTCTGTGCGACGGGCATGTGCTGCTGGAGGGTGTGCCGGGCTTGGCCAAGACACTCAGTGTGCGCACCCTGAGCCAGGTGATCGAGGCCGGGTTCCAGCGTATCCAGTTCACCCCCGACCTTCTGCCCGCCGACCTGATCGGTACGATGGTCTACAACCAGAAGACCGGCGAGTTCGTGCCGCACCGGGGCCCCCTGTTCACCAACATAGTGCTGGCCGATGAGATCAACCGCGCCCCGGCCAAGGTGCAGAGCGCCCTTCTGGAGGCCATGCAGGAGCGCCAGGTGACCATCGGCTCCACCACCTACCGTCTGCCCGACCCGTTCCTGGTCCTGGCCACCGAGAACCCGATCGAGCAGGAGGGCACGTACCCGCTTCCCGAGGCCCAGGTGGACCGTTTCATGTTCAAGATCAAGGTGGACTATCCGGGCCGCGAGGACGAGCGCCGCATTCTCGATCTGATGTCCACCGGCGAGCCGCCCGTGGTGCGCCCGCTGCTCAAGCCCCAGGACATCGTGCGCCTGCGCAAGGTGGTGCGCGAGGTCTACATGGACGATAAAGTCAAGGACTACATCGTCTCGCTGGTCATGGCCACCCGTCAGCCGGCCGAGTTCGGACTGCCCGAGCTGGGCTCGCTCATCGAGTACGGGGCCAGCCCGCGCGCCACGATCTACCTGGCCCAGGCCGCCCGCGCCAACGCCTTTATCCGCCGCCGCGGCTATGTGACCCCGGAAGACGTGAAGTACGTGGGCCTGGACGTGCTGCGCCACCGCGTGATCCTCACCTACGAGGCCGAGGCCGAGGAGCGCACGCCCGAGGACATCGTGCAGAAGATTTTCGACCACGTTGAGGTGCCCTGA
- a CDS encoding HEAT repeat domain-containing protein produces the protein MSLLVSAVVLALACGPRDPQLKKETAMVTSGLEVLRSGTPLQRDSTIRTLYSLKHAELLTAHLDDPDPNVRIAMVSALGFLKDKSSAPALNRLLTTATDYLLRETVLYAVGEVCDTSSVPILVALLTDPATDRDLRLSIPITLASFGHGEATPQVVKAFTDILEANGGDIELCSYVSVGVMEVLSADNVDSFRRFLPELKRMAEQRKAEAGTDDGIYTNFDLTIQELEHFGTPAGS, from the coding sequence GTGTCCCTGCTGGTTTCGGCGGTGGTTCTGGCGCTGGCCTGCGGTCCGCGCGACCCGCAGCTTAAAAAGGAAACCGCGATGGTGACCAGCGGCCTGGAGGTGCTGCGCAGCGGCACGCCTCTGCAGCGGGACTCGACCATACGCACTTTATACAGCCTCAAGCACGCGGAGCTGCTGACCGCGCACCTGGATGACCCCGATCCGAACGTGCGGATCGCCATGGTCAGCGCCCTGGGGTTCCTCAAGGACAAGTCCTCGGCCCCGGCGCTGAACCGCCTGCTCACCACGGCCACGGACTACCTCCTGCGCGAGACCGTGCTCTACGCCGTGGGCGAGGTCTGCGACACCAGCAGCGTGCCGATCCTGGTGGCTCTTCTCACCGACCCGGCCACAGACCGCGACCTGCGCCTGAGCATCCCGATCACCCTGGCCTCGTTCGGCCACGGGGAGGCAACGCCGCAGGTGGTGAAGGCTTTCACGGATATACTGGAAGCCAACGGCGGGGATATCGAGCTTTGCTCCTACGTGTCCGTGGGCGTGATGGAGGTGTTGAGCGCCGACAACGTGGACTCGTTCCGCCGTTTCCTGCCCGAGTTGAAGCGGATGGCCGAGCAGCGCAAGGCCGAGGCCGGGACGGATGACGGCATCTACACGAATTTCGACCTGACCATCCAGGAGCTGGAACATTTCGGGACCCCGGCCGGCAGTTGA
- a CDS encoding dihydroorotase, whose protein sequence is MDRLLIRGGRVIDPVNKVDARLDLLVAEGKVAALGQSLDAPEGVRVVEAAGKVVAPGLIDMHVHLREPGREDEETVETGCLAAVAGGFTAVAAMPNTDPVTDNQAAVGYIIREAIRSGYATVYPVGAITKGLAGESLAEMGGMIEAGAVAFTDDGHCVNSAEMMLKAMKYSTIFDVPIINHCEDKSLVGGGAMNAGLVATRLGLAGVAAESEEIIVYRDCALARLSGARYHVAHLSCARSAGIVERFKAEGVRVSAEVTPHHLVLTDAAVEGYNTNAKMAPPLRRTEDVAALRKALAAGVIDCIATDHAPHHYNEKEAAFADAPNGVIGLETAFPVLYTELVLGKVLSLGALIEKMSPAPARVLGVRGGSLAQGQIADITVLDLDTKWSIDKNSFYSKSRNTPFDGMQVTGRAVATVVGGRLVWELGG, encoded by the coding sequence TTGGACCGTCTGCTGATACGCGGGGGTCGGGTGATCGACCCCGTGAACAAGGTCGATGCCCGGCTGGACCTGCTGGTGGCCGAGGGGAAAGTGGCCGCCCTGGGACAGAGCCTCGACGCGCCGGAGGGTGTGCGCGTGGTCGAGGCTGCGGGCAAGGTGGTCGCTCCGGGGCTGATAGACATGCACGTACACCTGCGCGAGCCCGGGCGCGAGGATGAGGAGACTGTCGAGACCGGCTGCCTGGCCGCGGTGGCCGGAGGGTTCACCGCAGTGGCCGCCATGCCCAACACCGACCCGGTCACCGACAACCAGGCCGCGGTGGGCTATATCATCCGCGAGGCCATCCGCAGCGGCTACGCCACGGTCTACCCGGTGGGGGCGATCACCAAGGGCCTGGCCGGCGAGAGCCTGGCCGAGATGGGCGGGATGATCGAGGCCGGGGCGGTGGCGTTCACCGATGACGGGCACTGTGTGAACAGCGCCGAGATGATGCTCAAGGCGATGAAGTATTCCACCATTTTCGACGTGCCCATTATCAACCATTGCGAGGACAAATCGCTGGTGGGCGGCGGCGCGATGAACGCCGGCCTGGTCGCCACCCGTCTGGGCCTGGCCGGGGTGGCCGCCGAGAGCGAGGAGATAATAGTCTACCGTGACTGCGCCCTGGCCCGGCTTTCCGGGGCGCGCTACCATGTGGCGCACCTGTCCTGCGCCCGGTCGGCCGGCATTGTCGAGCGTTTCAAGGCCGAGGGCGTGCGGGTGAGCGCCGAGGTCACCCCGCACCACCTGGTGCTGACCGACGCGGCGGTGGAGGGCTATAACACCAACGCCAAGATGGCGCCCCCGCTGCGGCGGACCGAGGATGTGGCCGCGCTGCGCAAGGCCCTGGCCGCGGGCGTGATCGACTGCATCGCCACCGACCACGCGCCGCACCATTACAACGAGAAAGAGGCGGCTTTCGCGGACGCCCCCAACGGGGTGATCGGCCTGGAGACCGCTTTCCCGGTGCTCTACACCGAGCTGGTGCTGGGCAAGGTGTTGAGCCTCGGCGCACTGATCGAGAAAATGAGCCCCGCCCCGGCCAGGGTGCTGGGTGTGCGCGGCGGCTCGCTGGCCCAGGGACAGATTGCGGATATCACCGTGCTGGACCTGGACACGAAGTGGAGCATCGACAAGAACAGTTTCTATTCCAAGAGCCGCAACACGCCGTTTGACGGGATGCAGGTCACCGGACGGGCCGTGGCCACGGTGGTGGGCGGGCGGCTGGTCTGGGAGCTGGGGGGCTGA
- a CDS encoding aspartate carbamoyltransferase catalytic subunit: protein MLFNRKHLLGLEELTAEEIQMILDTAVPFKEISERQIKKVPVLRGKTIVNLFFEPSTRTRTSFEFAEKRLSADTINISTSQSSVVKGETLVDTARNLEAMKIDMVVIRHGASGAPRFLSERIDSNVINAGDGWHEHPTQGLLDMLTMRERFGRLAGLKVGIIGDITHSRVARSNIWGLRKMGAEVGVCGPPTLVPGHVRELGVKVYPRVEDVLAECDVINVLRIQLERMQSNMFPSLQEYNRIYGVTTRRLRAAGHDILILHPGPMNRGVEIDSDVADGPQQVILKQVTNGVAIRMAVLFLLAGGKPAGAAEAASMRE, encoded by the coding sequence ATGCTATTCAACCGCAAGCATCTCTTAGGCCTGGAGGAACTTACGGCGGAAGAAATCCAGATGATCCTGGACACCGCCGTGCCCTTCAAGGAAATCAGCGAGCGACAGATCAAGAAAGTCCCCGTTCTGCGTGGCAAGACAATCGTCAACCTCTTCTTCGAACCCAGCACCCGCACCCGCACTTCCTTCGAGTTCGCCGAGAAACGTCTCAGCGCCGATACGATCAACATCTCCACCTCCCAGAGCAGCGTGGTCAAGGGTGAGACCCTGGTCGACACTGCGCGCAACCTCGAAGCGATGAAGATCGACATGGTGGTGATCCGCCACGGGGCCTCGGGCGCGCCGCGTTTCCTGTCCGAGCGTATCGACTCGAACGTGATCAACGCCGGGGACGGCTGGCATGAGCACCCGACCCAGGGTCTGCTCGACATGCTCACCATGCGTGAGCGGTTCGGACGCCTGGCCGGGCTCAAGGTGGGGATCATCGGCGACATCACCCACAGCCGGGTGGCCCGCTCCAACATCTGGGGCCTGCGCAAGATGGGGGCCGAGGTGGGGGTGTGCGGCCCGCCGACCCTGGTGCCGGGCCATGTCCGCGAGCTGGGGGTCAAAGTCTACCCGCGGGTGGAGGATGTCCTGGCCGAGTGCGATGTGATCAACGTCCTGCGCATCCAGCTCGAGCGCATGCAGTCGAACATGTTCCCCTCGCTCCAGGAGTACAACCGCATTTACGGCGTGACCACCCGCCGTCTCAGGGCCGCCGGGCACGATATCCTGATCCTGCACCCCGGGCCGATGAACCGCGGCGTGGAGATCGACAGCGACGTGGCGGACGGGCCGCAGCAGGTGATCCTCAAGCAGGTCACCAACGGCGTGGCGATCCGCATGGCGGTGCTGTTCCTTCTGGCGGGCGGCAAGCCCGCTGGCGCGGCCGAGGCCGCCTCGATGCGCGAATAG
- the pyrR gene encoding bifunctional pyr operon transcriptional regulator/uracil phosphoribosyltransferase PyrR, with protein MNSPSRDRLVLDAKMIERTLKRMADEIVEQNQGTESLLVVGIQTRGVNLAERLVQCIQQAEEVRVPTGKLDITLYRDDLRHVAVQPLVRSTDLPSDITGLHVVLVDDVLFTGRTVRSALDALVDFGRPARIQLAVLVDRGHRELPIQADIVGKTVASAQNEEVVVKVREVDGADGVWIRPV; from the coding sequence ATGAACTCCCCATCCAGAGACAGGCTGGTGCTCGACGCCAAGATGATCGAGCGCACGCTCAAACGCATGGCCGATGAGATCGTGGAGCAGAACCAGGGCACCGAGTCGCTGCTGGTGGTCGGGATACAGACCCGCGGGGTGAACCTGGCCGAGCGTCTGGTCCAGTGCATCCAGCAGGCCGAGGAGGTGCGGGTGCCCACCGGAAAGCTGGACATCACCCTGTACCGCGATGACCTCCGTCATGTGGCTGTCCAACCCCTGGTGCGCAGCACCGACCTGCCCAGCGATATCACCGGCCTGCACGTGGTGCTGGTGGATGATGTTCTGTTCACCGGCCGCACCGTACGCTCGGCCCTGGACGCCCTGGTGGATTTCGGCCGCCCGGCGCGTATCCAACTGGCCGTGCTGGTCGACCGAGGACACCGCGAGCTGCCGATCCAGGCGGACATTGTCGGCAAGACTGTCGCCTCCGCGCAGAACGAGGAGGTGGTGGTCAAGGTCAGGGAGGTGGACGGGGCCGACGGTGTCTGGATCCGGCCGGTTTGA